A segment of the Candidatus Hinthialibacter antarcticus genome:
ATCAAGGGCTGTGGCCCTGCCTGCGGCAGGCAGGTTCGCTTCACTCAGCCTTGCCATTGCCACCCAGCATGATCCCAAGGGCTTGTGTACGTCTCTCTTCGCTTCAGTGCGGGCTTTCAGGCCCTTTTGCACAGGCGCTCACAGAGGCGCACACAAGCCCTTGGAGCAATCAGTTTCATTCTATGGGCTGCTTGACTTGAATTCACCTGCCCTTTGCTGGACATAATTCAAAAACTGTTTGGTCGAAGTGGAACGCGGGGAGTTCTGATTCCAAGGGCTGCCCTTCGGCCTTGCCCTTGCCACCCAGCCTACAACTCAAAGAAAATTTTGACGGCGATAAGAAGTAAGAGAATGCTGCCGCCGAATTCTACAATGCGTCCATACACCGCACGAAGTTTGCGGCCTAGATGCAATCCCGCCAGCGTCATGCCGCCCGCGAATAAACCAATCACAAAACTCGGCGCCCAAGGAGTGATTTCGAGAACGCCGAATGCGATTCCGACCGCCAGCGCATCAATGCTGGTCGCGATTGATAATGTCACCAGATACCAGCCGCGCGAGAGGTCAGTGCTTGCGTCGCGGTGGTCAGGCCAAAGCGCTTCTTTCATGGTATGCAGGGAGATAACGAAGAGGATGCCGGAGGCGATCCAATGATGCCATGAATATACCCAGTCCGCTGCAATACGGCCCATGCCCCAGCCAATAATCGCCATAAGCATTTGAAACAGACCGAAGTGCCAGCCTAAGCGAAAAGACTGACCGCGATAGCGTTCACCGGCGCCAACGCTTAGCGCAACAGAAAAGGCGTCGCATCCCAGCGCAAAGGCAATCACCGCGATGGAATACGGACCGACGGAAGATAAATCCATTCAATAACAACTCATTCATTATAAGATTAATCAAAACAAATATTATACTCCGCCAGTGCAAATCGACGCAGCGAATAAAAGAAAAAGCGCGAGCAGAATGATTTTGAAAAAATGATGGTGATGATCGGCCCTGACAACCATAACGTCCTCCATCAAATACGGGTGACTGGCTGAATAGAGTATAGACCGAATTAGAAATTATTTTGATATTGGGTTTCTCCGCCCGTATACGGCATATCGCCTGCGCTGACCAAGCCGTTGGTGCCATCGTAAATCACGACGGCGTCTGGCGCGATGAGTTCCCTCGCCCAGTTTTCGACGTTTAATCCTTTGTTGGGGAACATATCCGGCCCCACGCTATTTATGGTGTAGCAGTTCCAGCGGTAACTTTCAGAGAAACATTGGTGGTTGCGGTAATTATACGAAAAGCGCATGATTTCGTCGTCGTATCCTTGCGCGCCTTGCTGGTCGATGAAGGGGTCTCTCATCGAAAGAGTGATGTACGGCACAGGCGTACTTAATGGAATCAGGCGATAGGTAATTGAATGATAACGGCTAGGAAAATCATAGCCGTCGAACCAGGGAAAACCATTGTTGTCGAGATTGTACATTTCAATCGCCGTCGAGAGGCTGCGCATGTCGCCATGAACCCGCGCAACTTTGGCGCGAATTTGCGCTTGTAAGAAATTCGGGACGGCAATCGCCGCCAGAATGCCGATGATTGCAACAACGATCAGAAGTTCAATTAAAGTGAATCCACGCTGACAGCGGTTACGCATGATGAAATCCTTATGATGGTTTGAATAAGGGAACAACGCCGAATATCTAAACAATAGCAAAAAAAACCATTGAGGGAATTGCAATATTACGAATTCACAAAAAAATAATACTGACAAGATCGGTGTGGGTATGGTTATCTATTTATTCCAAACATGGTGACAAATCACTGAAAATACAGGAAACTATAAGTAACTGTGATCTAATTAGGGAGAATGCGTATTATGTTTGCAATGACTTTAACGCAACGACATCTTCTAGCCGCACTCGCCGTTATCTGCCTCACAACGTCGCTCGCCTTTGGCGCGGCTTCGACTTTGCGCAGCGAAGGGACCGTTGACGGCGCCATGAGAAAGTGGCACCGGGTGTCGGTAACTTTCGACGGCCCCAAGGCCAGCGAGTCAGGAAAGGTGAATCCGTTTCTTGATTACCGCATGACAGTGACATTCATCAAAGGACCTCGGCGCATCGCGATCCCAGGCTTTTTCGCCGCCGACGGCAACGCCGCCGAAAGCAGCGCGAAGTCGGGCGATCAATGGCGCACTTATTTCACGCCGGATGAAGAAGGCTTGTGGCGCTATGAAGTTTCGTTTCGCAAAGGGGCGCGCGTTGCGTTATCGCTTGACCCCGAAGCAGGCGAACCGGATGGCTTCGACGGCGCAAAGGGCGCATTCAAAATTGCTCCGACGGACAAAGGCGGGCGCGACCTGCGCGGCAAGGGCGCGTTGCGATACAACGGAACGCGCTATCTGCAATTTGCCGAAACGGGCGCCTATTATCTCAAAGGCGGCGCCGACAGCCCCGAAAACTTTTTAGCTTATGAAGATTTTGACGACACCTTTCGCATCGCGACCAATCCACGCAAAGGCGAAGCGCAAGCGAACCTGAAGATTCATCAATACGCACCTCATCAAAACGACTGGCGCGAAAGCGACCCCGTCTGGAAGAAAAACAAAGGCAAGAACATCATCGGCGCGTTGAATTACCTTTCAGACATGGGAATGAATAGCGTGTATTTTCTGACCATGAACGTCGCAGGAGACGGCAAAGATGTGTGGCCGTGGACGGGGCCGGATGAGCGCATGCGATTTGATTGCAGCAAACTCGACCAGTGGGAAATCGTGTTTTCACACATGGACTACTTAGGCCTGGCCATGCACGTCATCACCCAGGAAACCGAAAACGACCAACTGCTTGACGGCGGCGACTTGGGCGCGGAACGCAAACTGTACTACCGTGAACTAATCGCGCGTTTCGCCCACCACCCCGCCATCGTGTGGAATTTCGGCGAAGAGAATACCAACACCGTAGAACAATTGAAAGCATTCGGCGATTATTTCGACAGCGTGGACCCCTACAAGCATCCCCGCGTAGTCCATACGTACCCCAATCAATATGACAAAGTCTATACGCCTTTGCTGGGCGGAGGCTGGGTGCAAGGCCCTTCGCTGCAAATGGGCGACCAAAAGAAAGTCCATTCGGAGACATTGAAATGGGTGAAGCGCTCCAGCGAAGCCAAAGCGCAATGGTTCGTCTGCCTAGACGAAATCGGCCCTGCGAATACTGGCGTCAAACCTGACGCGGACGACCCCCACCATAATGATGTTCGCTATCATTCGTTATGGGGAAACCTGATGGCGGGCGGCGCGGGATGTGAATGGTACTTTGGCTATAAGTTCGCGCACAATGATTTGAATTGCGAAGACTGGCGTTCCCGCGATACGATGTGGAAGCAAACGCGATATGCGCTTGATTTTTTTGAACGCCAACTTCCATTCACCGAAATGCAATCCTCCGATGATTTAAGCCCGGATCAAGATGATTATGTGTTTGCAAAAGAAGGCGAGGTATACGCCGTCTATGCGCCGAAGTCCGAAAAAATTGAACTGACCTTGCCCGAAGGCGCCTATTCGGTGCAGTGGTTTAATCCACGCGAAGGCGGACCGCTGCAAAGCGGGTCAATCGAAAGCATCAACGGTCCGGGGGTGCAAACATTAGGAACACCGCCCAGCGATCCCCAAAAAGATTGGGCCGTATTGGTGAATAAGAAATAGAATTATAGTGGTTGCCAGAATTACGCACATATTTTTGACAAACGCTCTAATCGAAAGGGTGCGAATATGAACTGGGGAAAAATAGTAGGAACCATGATTTGCCTCTGCCTGCTTTCTCAAAGCGTGTGGGCGAAGTCGGTCTTTATCGTTGCGGATGAATGGCCGCAAATGGACGTGCTCGAAGCATTCTTTGAAGAGAATGGATACACCGTTGACCGTGCAGAGCAAGACAAGATGCCCGACTCACTCGCCAAGTATGACGGCGTGGTCGAGTTTATCCACGGCGCGATGGAAGACGAAACCGCAGCGAAATTAATCGACTACGCCAATCAGGGCGGACGCTTAATCGTTATTCATCACGGCATTTCATCCAAAAAAAAACAGACCAAAGGCTGGTATGAATTTCTCGGCGTCGATCTCGATGGACGCGAAGGCATTCCGAAGCGCTATGTTTGGAGGCATGACATTGAGTTGATTTTTGTGAACCTTCAACCGGAGCACTACATCACTTCGCACAACGTCCAATACAACCATATAATCGACTATCTTCCTTCTGACCAACCCAGCCCCGCGCAGACGCTGCCCGCGATTGTGTTTAAAGATTCGGAAGTGTTTCTGAACCACCAGTTTACTGACGGACGAGAGAAAACGGTGCTGTTCGGCTTTACGTACATCGACCCCGATAACGGAAAAACCTATATGCAAGACCGCTCGGGATGGTTCAAACGGCGCGGCAAGGGCTGGGCGTTTTATTTTCAACCCGGACATTCCGAAAGCGATTTTCAACATAAAAGCTACTGCCAAATCTTACTAAACTGTTTAACCTATAAACCATGAAACTCAAAACACTCTCTCTCTCCCTATTCGCCCTTTCCCTGCTCTGCGTTTTATTTGCGCAGGGCGAAGACAAAGTGTTGCGCAAGGTACCGGTTGCCTTAGGGCTGGCGGCGCACCCCGTTAACGGCGGCGACTGCCTGATTTCTGACGACGAGTTTCAGTACATTGCTTTTTATGACGCTGACCATCAGATGACTGTCGGCAAACGCAAACTGAGCGAGACGGAATGGGAATTTGCGAAACTTCCCGAAACCGTCGGTTGGGACACGCACAACAAAGTCGTCATTTTTCAAGACAATGACGGTTACCTGCATGTCACAGGCAATATGCACAACCACCCGCTGAATTATTTCCAAACGAAAAAGCCGCAGGATATTCAAACCTTTGAAACCATCGACCGTTGGACAGGCTTTAAAGAAGACCGGGTTTGTTACCCTAACCTAACGCAAATGTCTGACGGAACCATTCTGATGATGCACCGCTTTGGCGGCAGCGGAAACGGGATGCGCATTCTAAAACAATATGATGAAAAGACGCAAACCTGGTCCGGCCCGGAACATCCCATCACCAACGGCATGGATCGCAAACCCACTTGCAACGCCTACCCCATTGGTAGAATGCAAGAAGACAACAACGGCGTGTTGCATTTCGCCTGGTGTTGGCGAGAGACGCCGGACGTGTTGACGAATTTTGACATCTGCTATGCCAAAAGCCTTGATAAAGGCCTGACTTGGCTCTCATGGAACGGAAAGCCGTTTGACCTTCCCATCACGCCTGAAAACGCCGAGGTGGTGGATCCGATCCCACAGAAAACAGGCTTGATGAACGGCGGGTCACACATCCTTGATGACGCGGGCAATCCATATATTGGTTATACGCGTTTTGATAAAAACGGATGCAACCAGTTGTTCGTTGCAACGCCGGATGACGAAAAATGGAACATCATTCAAATCACCGACTGGCAGGAAACCATTCAATTTGAAGGGCGCGGTTCGATCCCCAAATCGCCGCCCACGCCGTCGCTTCGCTGGAAAGACGGCAACCTGCACATTCGCTATGGGTACTCATTGGTCAAACCGTCTCAGGGAGTCATGATTGTAACGCGCGAAGAATTGCTAGACTCAAAACCCGGCAGCCTTACTGTTCAGCCGCCGCAAACGTCAAGTTTGAATATTCCCAGCGTTCGCGCCGTCAATCGCGGGCCTTTACCGGAGGGCCAAGTCCATTACATGCAACAACAAGTTGCACGCGCCAATCGCGACCGTAAACCGGAATCGCCTAAATCGCCAACGATGGTCTATGTCGTGGAGACATTTCAAGATTAATTGTAGTATAATTTTAGCCACACAAAATTGAACTGCGCTTTCTAAAAAAAACTCATGAGACGAACGAGCATCAAAGAAGATATCAACGAATCATGGCTCATTGCCCCTGAAGGCGAAAATTATGTTATCACCGCCGAATTGCGTTCGACGACGGGCATGAATATGACTTTTGCAACAGAAGACGACTTGATCATCGGCTGTCAGGTGCTTGGTTGCCCGAATGACATCCCGCCTGGCCCTCCAGAGCAGATGCAAGACGCAATTGATTCGCACCCGAAGAAAATTCATGGCGAAGTCATCCGTGAAGACGGAGACCTTGTTTATAAAATTCGAGTCGGTAGCGAAGACCAATCGCAAAACACCCAAAACAAGAATCAACTCAATCATGTTTTTAAAGAAGCGGGATTTCGTTTAACGGTGGAAGCGCATGGCTGGATGAACATGACGCAATTCATCAAACTCATCAATCATATTAAAATGCGCGCTGTTGGCGCCCTACGGATTTTGCTGGACTTCAGCGCCGTAGAAGATATGCCGCCTACGGCGCCTGCGCTCATACGTGATTTGATCAAACATTTTGCGCGCAACCACCGTATAACCGCAGTGGTTGGTTGTGAAAAACATTGCACAAAAATGGCCTCGCAACTGCCCAGCAGCCGTTACATTCACATGTTTCAATCCAGCGACGAGGCCGAGCGTTTTTTTCAACAAGACCCGATTCGAATTTTAATCGTTGAAGACGACCCCGCAACACAAGCATTCATTGCCGCCTTTTTAGAAGAGCGCGGTTTGAAACCGACTTGTGTTGGCAGCGCAGAAGAAGGGATCGAATCCTCTCAAGCCGAGCGTCCTGATTTGATTCTGATGGATATTCATTTGCCAGGGATGAGCGGATTAGACGCCATACTTCAAATTCGGAAAGACATCAATTTATGTAAAATAGCCATTATTATTCTTACAGGCGGCGCAAGCGAAGGCGCCGTTTTGGCCGGGCGCAAAGCTGGCATCAACGGATATTTTCTGAAACCGTTTCATCCAAAAAAATTCGCGGAAACAATATTCAAAGCGCTTGAAGATGTTTTTGAAGAAGAAGATTTGCCGTAATTGTGTATCAATATCGGAATGAAGTGGTTATCTGTTCCATTTCTTCGATCCAAGCAGTTTAGAGCGGTTGTCATATCCTGTGCGTAAAGCGCGCCCGTAGGGCTCAGCGATAGATACAGTTACGAAAACTCAATCTGCACATAATTCTGGCAACTACTATAAAACATCCAAAAACCCTACATATTTGTCACATAGACTATATTTTTCCTACATATATGTTGTATAGTATCTATGCTTTAAAATGAGTAACCAGACAGGCATCGAACGAGAGATGTCTGATGCTTCTACGCCCCGGTTTTACCGGGGCGATTTTTTTTGTTTGCGTGTTAATTATGATGAAGCGACCATTCCATAACGGGCGAATCGCTCTGTAAATTCACAAAACGATAAACGCCTTCCGCCAACGAACCATCTTCATGAGACGTTACCGCTAATCCCACGTAAATGCTCGCGCTCATGGGAACAGAAACTTCGTCGATCAGAACCCAGTCGGATTGTGCGGTATCAAAATAAAACGATTGAAAGATATCATTTTCACGAACAATGCGAATGCGGCCATCGTGACGGTCGCTAGGAACGCGAGCGGCGCTTGATGTGCTGAACGAAGTTTCGCCCTGCGCAAGGCGCCACTGGGAACTGATTTCCATGATTGATTCACGGATACGCACCGCAAAATTTTCAGCGTCTGAGGCGAGCGACTCCCGCGCCATTAGCATGACTTTGGCCCAGTCGCTTGTCCCATGATTTATAGCGTCGGCTTGAGCGTCGAAAACGAACGGCCCTTCAACCTGTTTGTATACGAAATGGAACTCATCCTCCACGCCCCACACATCAACTCCACTGCCTGAGACGCGATATTCATTTATATCTTGACGATAGTTTGCTTGCCCAGCGGCCTCGACGTTGCCGATGTCGAGATTGCCTTCAAAGATACCAAGTTGAGCAGTCACAGGGATTGTTGGCGTCGGCGTGGGCGTTGGCGGCACAGTCGGAATTCGTGTGGGAGTCGCGGTCGGGGCGCCTCCCGGCGTTGGCGTTGGCAGCGGGACATCCGGCATCGGGGTCGGCGTCGGCGCATTCAAATACCCATAAATATGCTGACGGACCGTATCGGTGCGGCGATCAATAAATCGTTTGCCTGCTGCGATGGCTGAGTCAAACGTCTCGAGTGAACGGGTCGGGTCCCACCGTTCGCTCTCACGCGGCATGAAGGCACGCACCCGTTCGAGCAGTTCATCAAAGCGTTGATTGACATGCGAATTGCTTAATACAGTTGCAATATTATGCTCTAAGCGATCAAGAAAATATTGTTGGTATTCATCGCGGCGAAGCAATTTATCCAGCATCGTTCCTAACGTGCCGTTGTTGCTGCGCGCATTTTGAAATGCATTGGCGTTGATGGTCCCCATCAGTCCTCCGGCGCCAAACGACCATTCAATATCCCAAATGATAAAACGCCAGCGTCCATTTTCGCTGCTTTCACGCGCTGCATAGAAATTTTTTGTTGGCCAGTCGGTGTTGCTGACCCAGATATTAAGAATGTAATAGTCGGTCAATTGTTGGAGATCAACCATTTGTTGAATGGCCTGATAGTCGTCGTCATTGGTGAAGTTTGCGCGTTGAAGAAATGAACGCAACGATGACCATTCGCGAGGATCGCCCTCGGCGGTTTGTTCGTCTTTCACAACAATCCATTCGTCCGTCCCGTAGAAGGGTTCCAGCATGTCGCCTTCGACCCGCTCGCTAATGTTATAAAAGCCCCAGTATTCGCCATTGAGATAGAGGTCGGCAAAATCGCCGCGCGAATACGGCGCCCCCATATCGCCGGAAAGATTGCGACACAACTGGTCGTATACGTAGGTTGTCAGGTCGCGCTCGACCGGGCTCCAGTGTATCCAACTGTCGTTATAACCCGCCCGCAATACCAATTTGTCGAAGGGCTTGGCGTCGAGCGCATCAGAAATCACCGGCGCATCCAGACGAGCGGGGCCATAGTCTGACCGGAAATATAATCGAAACGATTTCTTCTCCGCCCGGTTTCGCGATGCGCCGCCGTGCATACGAATGCCTGCGTCTTCCGACGACAATAGCGTCCCCATTGGCGCGAAATATTCCATGTGAACGGGACGTTCCCATGCGTCGCCGCTGGCGGTCGCGTTAGCATAGATGCCGATGTTTCTGTCCCACAAATTTTCTGGATTGGTTGAGAGAGAGAGAATGGGGCGGTCAATATTGTCACGGATTATATAGGTTTGGGTTGAAGTATGGCTCGGCAAAAATCCATCCAAATAGGTACGCGATCGCAAGACGATTGTCTGGTTGATTGCAATCGGAGCGCTATAGAGTTGGCTTGTCTGCGTCGGCTCAGAGCCATCAACCGTGTAGCGAATTTCAGCATCGGGTTGAGGCGAGAGAAATTGTATCGTAACGGGAGCGTCATAGCGTCCTGCGGGAAGCGTTGCATCAGCAGGTTCTACGAACCCCATCGCCCCATTGTTCGAATTTCCTTGCCCGGGCGATGGGGGACTGAAATATCGCCATTGGGCCGGAACAGCGGGGTCGCGTCCATAGGAGACGTCGCGTTCTTGCAGTGGAAACGAAACGCGGTCGAGTAACACGCCGTTAGGCGCTGTCAGGCTGATGGTTTCACCGTCACGGTTTAAGCGAAAATTGGCGTGGAATTCATCTGCGCTATATGTGTTCAACCCTGTCGTATAGATCAATAAATAATCATCCGGCTGTAGAGTGAGAGAAGGCAACAGCCATTGAAACGGGATCAGCAAATCGTCCGACAGCGCATACCCAGTCAGATCAAGCGCCGCATCGCCTGCATTATGCAGTTCGAGCCATTCCAACGGCGCGCCGTCTTGCGTTGTTGCGCTGGTTGACGCCAGCAGTTCGTTGATTTGTATCTGCGAATACGACGCAGGAACGCTCGAGAATAATACTAAAAAAGCAATAACAAACACCCATCGACTGGAAGCCAGCCGTAATACGTTAAAATTCATACCAAAACTCCCCTTATACTTAAACAGAAGTATAACAAAAAATCAGAGAACCATCATATAGACAGACTTATTATTTACATGATTGTAATGCAGAACTGAATATCCGACAAAGCGAGCGCTTTTTATAGTGGTTGCCAGAATTATGCGCATAATATTTTATCAAGCGCTCTAACCACCGACAATCATGGCTGCGTTGCTGCGCTCGCGAAGGCAATGTCATTAACTTAAGGGGTGGCGAGCCAAGGCTGAATAAAATGAAGTCAGCCCTTGAAATATTGTTTGAATGTATCGCTTTATTTGTGCTGTTTTGAAATCCCCCCTGGCGCTTTCAGCGCCGTCCCCCCTTTTTAAGGGGGGCTAAAAGTCTAAAGTCAATAACATTGCTTGCGAAGACGCGTATGTAAATTCATTTGTAAATGATGAGCCAAACAAAGCGTGGATTTGACTCTCTTCGCTTCAGTGCGGGCTTTCAGGCTCTTACGCACAGGCGCTCCCAGAGTTGCACCCATGCCTCATTTGGGTTGTCATTTTTTGATATGCCGAAATACGTTTTCGTAATCAAAATCATGGCATCCATCAATGTAGTCAATTACCGGATGAATCATTTTTATTGTAATTACGCTAACAAAACGGTTGCTGGATCGCGTCGGATTATCGCGGCGCGGGCGTTGGGACGGAGACAGTAAAGATGACGGATTGCACGATG
Coding sequences within it:
- a CDS encoding manganese efflux pump MntP family protein encodes the protein MDLSSVGPYSIAVIAFALGCDAFSVALSVGAGERYRGQSFRLGWHFGLFQMLMAIIGWGMGRIAADWVYSWHHWIASGILFVISLHTMKEALWPDHRDASTDLSRGWYLVTLSIATSIDALAVGIAFGVLEITPWAPSFVIGLFAGGMTLAGLHLGRKLRAVYGRIVEFGGSILLLLIAVKIFFEL
- a CDS encoding prepilin-type N-terminal cleavage/methylation domain-containing protein, with amino-acid sequence MRNRCQRGFTLIELLIVVAIIGILAAIAVPNFLQAQIRAKVARVHGDMRSLSTAIEMYNLDNNGFPWFDGYDFPSRYHSITYRLIPLSTPVPYITLSMRDPFIDQQGAQGYDDEIMRFSYNYRNHQCFSESYRWNCYTINSVGPDMFPNKGLNVENWARELIAPDAVVIYDGTNGLVSAGDMPYTGGETQYQNNF
- a CDS encoding DUF5060 domain-containing protein, encoding MFAMTLTQRHLLAALAVICLTTSLAFGAASTLRSEGTVDGAMRKWHRVSVTFDGPKASESGKVNPFLDYRMTVTFIKGPRRIAIPGFFAADGNAAESSAKSGDQWRTYFTPDEEGLWRYEVSFRKGARVALSLDPEAGEPDGFDGAKGAFKIAPTDKGGRDLRGKGALRYNGTRYLQFAETGAYYLKGGADSPENFLAYEDFDDTFRIATNPRKGEAQANLKIHQYAPHQNDWRESDPVWKKNKGKNIIGALNYLSDMGMNSVYFLTMNVAGDGKDVWPWTGPDERMRFDCSKLDQWEIVFSHMDYLGLAMHVITQETENDQLLDGGDLGAERKLYYRELIARFAHHPAIVWNFGEENTNTVEQLKAFGDYFDSVDPYKHPRVVHTYPNQYDKVYTPLLGGGWVQGPSLQMGDQKKVHSETLKWVKRSSEAKAQWFVCLDEIGPANTGVKPDADDPHHNDVRYHSLWGNLMAGGAGCEWYFGYKFAHNDLNCEDWRSRDTMWKQTRYALDFFERQLPFTEMQSSDDLSPDQDDYVFAKEGEVYAVYAPKSEKIELTLPEGAYSVQWFNPREGGPLQSGSIESINGPGVQTLGTPPSDPQKDWAVLVNKK
- a CDS encoding ThuA domain-containing protein, translated to MNWGKIVGTMICLCLLSQSVWAKSVFIVADEWPQMDVLEAFFEENGYTVDRAEQDKMPDSLAKYDGVVEFIHGAMEDETAAKLIDYANQGGRLIVIHHGISSKKKQTKGWYEFLGVDLDGREGIPKRYVWRHDIELIFVNLQPEHYITSHNVQYNHIIDYLPSDQPSPAQTLPAIVFKDSEVFLNHQFTDGREKTVLFGFTYIDPDNGKTYMQDRSGWFKRRGKGWAFYFQPGHSESDFQHKSYCQILLNCLTYKP
- a CDS encoding BNR repeat-containing protein codes for the protein MKLKTLSLSLFALSLLCVLFAQGEDKVLRKVPVALGLAAHPVNGGDCLISDDEFQYIAFYDADHQMTVGKRKLSETEWEFAKLPETVGWDTHNKVVIFQDNDGYLHVTGNMHNHPLNYFQTKKPQDIQTFETIDRWTGFKEDRVCYPNLTQMSDGTILMMHRFGGSGNGMRILKQYDEKTQTWSGPEHPITNGMDRKPTCNAYPIGRMQEDNNGVLHFAWCWRETPDVLTNFDICYAKSLDKGLTWLSWNGKPFDLPITPENAEVVDPIPQKTGLMNGGSHILDDAGNPYIGYTRFDKNGCNQLFVATPDDEKWNIIQITDWQETIQFEGRGSIPKSPPTPSLRWKDGNLHIRYGYSLVKPSQGVMIVTREELLDSKPGSLTVQPPQTSSLNIPSVRAVNRGPLPEGQVHYMQQQVARANRDRKPESPKSPTMVYVVETFQD
- a CDS encoding response regulator, giving the protein MRRTSIKEDINESWLIAPEGENYVITAELRSTTGMNMTFATEDDLIIGCQVLGCPNDIPPGPPEQMQDAIDSHPKKIHGEVIREDGDLVYKIRVGSEDQSQNTQNKNQLNHVFKEAGFRLTVEAHGWMNMTQFIKLINHIKMRAVGALRILLDFSAVEDMPPTAPALIRDLIKHFARNHRITAVVGCEKHCTKMASQLPSSRYIHMFQSSDEAERFFQQDPIRILIVEDDPATQAFIAAFLEERGLKPTCVGSAEEGIESSQAERPDLILMDIHLPGMSGLDAILQIRKDINLCKIAIIILTGGASEGAVLAGRKAGINGYFLKPFHPKKFAETIFKALEDVFEEEDLP
- a CDS encoding CotH kinase family protein, yielding MNFNVLRLASSRWVFVIAFLVLFSSVPASYSQIQINELLASTSATTQDGAPLEWLELHNAGDAALDLTGYALSDDLLIPFQWLLPSLTLQPDDYLLIYTTGLNTYSADEFHANFRLNRDGETISLTAPNGVLLDRVSFPLQERDVSYGRDPAVPAQWRYFSPPSPGQGNSNNGAMGFVEPADATLPAGRYDAPVTIQFLSPQPDAEIRYTVDGSEPTQTSQLYSAPIAINQTIVLRSRTYLDGFLPSHTSTQTYIIRDNIDRPILSLSTNPENLWDRNIGIYANATASGDAWERPVHMEYFAPMGTLLSSEDAGIRMHGGASRNRAEKKSFRLYFRSDYGPARLDAPVISDALDAKPFDKLVLRAGYNDSWIHWSPVERDLTTYVYDQLCRNLSGDMGAPYSRGDFADLYLNGEYWGFYNISERVEGDMLEPFYGTDEWIVVKDEQTAEGDPREWSSLRSFLQRANFTNDDDYQAIQQMVDLQQLTDYYILNIWVSNTDWPTKNFYAARESSENGRWRFIIWDIEWSFGAGGLMGTINANAFQNARSNNGTLGTMLDKLLRRDEYQQYFLDRLEHNIATVLSNSHVNQRFDELLERVRAFMPRESERWDPTRSLETFDSAIAAGKRFIDRRTDTVRQHIYGYLNAPTPTPMPDVPLPTPTPGGAPTATPTRIPTVPPTPTPTPTIPVTAQLGIFEGNLDIGNVEAAGQANYRQDINEYRVSGSGVDVWGVEDEFHFVYKQVEGPFVFDAQADAINHGTSDWAKVMLMARESLASDAENFAVRIRESIMEISSQWRLAQGETSFSTSSAARVPSDRHDGRIRIVRENDIFQSFYFDTAQSDWVLIDEVSVPMSASIYVGLAVTSHEDGSLAEGVYRFVNLQSDSPVMEWSLHHN